Proteins encoded in a region of the Chitinispirillales bacterium ANBcel5 genome:
- a CDS encoding class I SAM-dependent methyltransferase — protein sequence MGNWFYDEMKHCGVDYSDDKQAQNYDWLHLQFRDYKKEFEGMLDFLSLSANEETRQMSLIDLGCGTGASTVYASKHFKKVFAVDVSEVMITEAKHKSEAANLKNVEFHTGGFLTYNHSAQPVDLLVAKHSFHHIPDFWKQIALYRMNKMIKTGGVLYLCDVVFNVTADNYKTKINDFVAGFKKAAGDAFGAEVETHIRDEFSTFGWILEGMIEIAGFKVEKKRLSEDSFVSELLCRKEREIAFEQ from the coding sequence ATGGGCAACTGGTTTTACGATGAAATGAAACATTGTGGAGTTGATTACTCAGATGATAAACAGGCCCAGAACTACGATTGGTTGCATCTGCAGTTTCGTGACTACAAAAAAGAGTTTGAGGGGATGCTGGACTTTCTGTCGTTGTCTGCCAATGAAGAAACCAGGCAAATGTCTTTGATAGATTTAGGTTGCGGAACCGGGGCTTCCACTGTCTATGCTTCAAAGCACTTTAAAAAGGTGTTTGCTGTGGATGTTTCTGAAGTAATGATCACAGAGGCTAAACATAAGTCTGAAGCTGCAAACCTAAAGAATGTCGAGTTTCATACAGGAGGTTTTTTAACCTATAATCACTCTGCTCAACCGGTTGATTTGCTTGTGGCCAAACATTCATTTCATCACATCCCTGACTTCTGGAAACAGATTGCGCTGTATCGAATGAATAAGATGATTAAAACCGGTGGTGTCCTTTATCTGTGCGATGTTGTATTCAATGTTACGGCTGATAACTATAAGACAAAGATCAATGATTTTGTGGCCGGGTTCAAGAAGGCCGCTGGAGATGCTTTTGGGGCAGAGGTTGAGACGCATATACGGGATGAATTCAGCACATTTGGGTGGATACTGGAGGGCATGATAGAGATAGCAGGTTTTAAAGTAGAAAAGAAGCGTTTGTCAGAGGACTCTTTTGTCAGCGAGTTACTTTGTAGAAAAGAGAGAGAAATAGCGTTTGAGCAATGA